The Halotia branconii CENA392 region GAAGAGTAAAACTCTATCATGACGGTAGCTGCTGATTGTCCGGTAGAATACAACGAAACTCTAATACTTACACCGTAGATTTTCTTTTATGAGTTGTGTCTGTGCTACTGGACAGTTTTATCTTTGTCCGTTAGTTTTCTGATGTCGCTTAGTAGCAAACCAAGTTTGTAACTGTTGACGACAAGCTGATTCTAGAACGCCTCCGACAACACGGAGGCGGTGATTAGAAGCAGAACTATCAGGAATGTTGATAACAGTACGAATGGCTCCAGTTTTTGTATCGTCTACTCCATAGACAAGCATACCTAAACGTGCTTGGACAATAGCACCTGCACACATTGGACACGGTTCTAGAGTTACGTATAACGTATATTCATGCAACCGCCAACTGTCTAAAGTTTTAGTAGCTGACCTAATGGCAATAATTTCTGCGTGAGCTGTGGGGTCTTTGTCGCGTTCTTTTCTGTTTTCACCTTCTGCGATCAAATTCCCTCTCGAATCAGCGATCGCAGCGCCTACAGGTACTTCTCCTGCATCACCTGCGGCTTTTGCTAACTCTAGAGCATGGCTCATCCACTGTCGATGTATAAGATATTCTGGGTATTCAATCAATACCATTTGGGATTTGAGACTGTGAAAAATTAGCGCTGATTTGTAAACTTTCTTTTTCTCTCAGCGCTCTTTGCGTCTCTGTGGTTAAATAAATTGCTTTTAAACCACAAAGGCACAAAGACACAGAGATAAAGAGTAATGTATTGACTAAAC contains the following coding sequences:
- the tadA gene encoding tRNA adenosine(34) deaminase TadA; its protein translation is MVLIEYPEYLIHRQWMSHALELAKAAGDAGEVPVGAAIADSRGNLIAEGENRKERDKDPTAHAEIIAIRSATKTLDSWRLHEYTLYVTLEPCPMCAGAIVQARLGMLVYGVDDTKTGAIRTVINIPDSSASNHRLRVVGGVLESACRQQLQTWFATKRHQKTNGQR